In Lacerta agilis isolate rLacAgi1 chromosome 8, rLacAgi1.pri, whole genome shotgun sequence, one genomic interval encodes:
- the LOC117052093 gene encoding mRNA decay activator protein ZFP36L1-like produces the protein SVARPGDTPHVAAVTGLSDPAWPLQQPWGRDSELPPTSLQRIPFRADRSTSLIEGCRGDAKPPSSRYKTELCRTFEESGACKYGAKCQFAHGAAELRGLCRHPKYKTEPCRTFHTSGICPYGARCHFIHNAEERRLPPPRAPNPSLNHRCSTVDPLPPPTLRGPRLPETPFPCDALSQPTLACPLRAAGAARGSLPCPFAFPALLTLQKTLSADSLSDQEDSGSSGGSSGSESPGLGPLGRRLPIFSQISVSDD, from the coding sequence TCCGTGGCACGCCCGGGCGACACCCCCCACGTGGCGGCGGTGACCGGCCTGAGCGACCCAGCGTGGCCCCTCCAGCAGCCGTGGGGCCGGGACTCTGAGCTGCCGCCGACGTCCCTTCAGCGCATCCCCTTCCGGGCGGACCGCTCAACCAGCCTGATCGAGGGCTGCCGCGGCGACGCCAAACCGCCCTCGTCCCGCTACAAGACGGAGCTGTGCCGCACCTTTGAGGAGAGCGGCGCCTGCAAGTACGGGGCCAAGTGCCAGTTTGCCCACGGCGCGGCCGAGCTGCGGGGGCTCTGCCGCCACCCCAAGTACAAGACGGAGCCTTGCCGCACGTTCCACACCTCGGGCATTTGCCCCTATGGCGCCCGCTGCCACTTCATCCACAACGCCGAGGAGCGCCGCCTGCCGCCCCCGCGGGCGCCCAACCCCTCGCTGAACCACCGCTGCTCCACCGTCGACCCCTTGCCACCGCCGACCCTGCGTGGCCCCCGCCTTCCGGAGACCCCCTTCCCTTGCGACGCCCTGAGCCAGCCGACTCTCGCCTGCCCCCTCCGCGCCGCCGGAGCCGCCCGGGggtccctgccctgccccttcgCCTTCCCGGCCCTACTGACGCTGCAGAAGACCCTTTCTGCTGACTCCCTCTCCGACCAGGAAGACTCCGGGAGCTCGGGGGGCAGCAGCGGGTCAGAATCCCCGGGGCTGGGCCCACTGGGCCGCCGGCTGCCCATCTTCAGCCAGATCTCCGTCTCCGACGACTGA
- the LOC117052488 gene encoding transmembrane protein 229b-like: MGTAPEPLNPLCRAYLYAFHGYLLEILFTAIISGEDWAFRGATTLLSFSAYGTCGLALERVYVWLRNDCCLLTRCVLYTLCIYLWQFSAGYALGCFGACPWDFSGFRYNFMGFVALEHSLIWFVGSLLLEKWVIANVLRIRLDEPWKAKARPMPKFALKDD, translated from the coding sequence ATGGGGACGGCCCCCGAGCCCCTGAACCCGCTGTGCCGAGCGTACCTCTACGCCTTCCACGGCTACCTCTTGGAAATCCTATTCACGGCCATCATCTCGGGCGAGGACTGGGCCTTCCGGGGGGCCACCACCTTGCTCTCTTTCTCCGCCTACGGGACCTGCGGCCTGGCTCTGGAGCGCGTCTACGTCTGGCTGCGGAACGACTGCTGCCTCCTCACCCGCTGCGTCCTCTACACCCTCTGCATCTACCTGTGGCAGTTCTCGGCGGGCTACGCGCTCGGCTGTTTCGGAGCCTGCCCCTGGGACTTCAGCGGGTTCCGCTACAACTTCATGGGTTTCGTGGCCCTAGAGCACAGCCTCATCTGGTTCGTGGGCTCCCTCCTGCTGGAGAAGTGGGTCATCGCCAACGTGCTGAGGATCAGGCTGGACGAGCCCTGGAAAGCCAAGGCACGCCCCATGCCCAAATTTGCACTCAAGGACGACTGA
- the LOC117052489 gene encoding transmembrane protein 229B-like, whose protein sequence is MGSPGEPLSRFWRWYIYAIHGYFSEVMFTAAWSFAVDRDWKFQGVTSVWALFIYGTCGLALERLYVLLKGRSFLVTRCAIYTLCIYLWEFSTGYALRRFGACPWDYSHYRYNFMGLVTLEYCLFWFVGALLLEKIVIRNALRLRLDAAGSTQGRPFPRFELKDD, encoded by the coding sequence ATGGGGAGTCCCGGGGAGCcgctgagccgcttctggcgctgGTACATCTACGCCATCCACGGCTACTTCTCGGAAGTCATGTTCACGGCCGCGTGGTCCTTTGCGGTCGACCGGGACTGGAAGTTCCAGGGGGTGACCAGCGTTTGGGCCCTCTTCATCTACGGGACCTGCGGCCTGGCCCTCGAGCGCCTGTACGTCCTGCTCAAGGGCCGCAGCTTCCTGGTGACCCGCTGCGCCATCTACACCCTCTGCATCTACCTCTGGGAGTTCTCCACCGGCTACGCGCTGCGGCGATTCGGCGCCTGCCCCTGGGACTACAGCCACTACCGCTACAACTTCATGGGCCTCGTCACCCTGGAGTACTGCCTCTTCTGGTTCGTCGGCGCCCTGCTGCTGGAGAAAATCGTCATCCGCAACGCCCTGCGGCTCAGGCTGGACGCGGCCGGCAGCACCCAAGGGCGCCCTTTCCCCAGGTTCGAACTGAAAGACGACTGA